In Paludibacter propionicigenes WB4, the genomic window ACCAGCAACAAGAATATGCTCCTAACTATTTTTTTATAATTCATAATCATTTTATTATTGATAGCATTCAGTTGATGCAAACCAAACGATTGACCGAAAATTCAGAACAAAACACCTTTCCGAGTAGAATAAAAGTATTTTATCATTCCTACGCTTTGTTATGTTATTGTCTGCCAAAACAAAGCGCTACTTTGAGACTAAATAACTCTTGTTTGTAGAAGAGCATCCTACGCCTATTCCACTTTTAAGAAACAGAAAACCACAATCTAAATTTAGAATCCTGATATTCATAGTATCAAAATAATCATTGGTATACACTACTTACTCCTGAATCATTTCAGTTTCTTCACAATCACCTGCGTGATATTCAGTTTTGTATCTATGTATATTAGAGCATTTCGGAGTTGTTCAAAACTATAAACCGCCGACAAGTTGTTTGCCTTCGCATAATCGGTTATTACCCTGTTTACTTTATTGAGCAACGGTTGAATATCCTGATTATATTGAGTCTGTATTAATTTATCGTAAGTTGTCCGTTTTTCCTGCCATTGAGAGGTAAGCTACTTTTTGACTGAAAACATGTGCTGAGAACAACACCAATACGAGTAATACTAATTTCTTCATCTGATTATTTTTTTGTTTGTCAATGGAGTTGTCTTTACTTTTTCTTCAACATAATTTCAACAGGTTCATTCTGTTTTATGTATCGTTACTATCAAAAATTAACTTTGTGCTGACGTTGTGTTTGCCATTGGGTGCAACGAGTTACGAATCGCTGTAAAAACATTAACGAATTAAACCTCTCTAAACCCTATATTTTTTTGTGTTGTTCTATTGCTTTTTCCTTAGTTGCCGATTAACTATTTTGATTTTACCATTAACTATTATTTCAGACAACGCAACGGCATGGCACATCCTTTAGGTACATTATAAAGAAGTGGTTGATGACTCCCTTGATCACTCGCTTCCCAACCTGTTGTAGCGTCAGCTTGAGTTGAAGACCAAGTGGAAAGATTATAACCCCGGTTCGTTAAGACAAATGTTGATCCACTATAACTAAATCCAGCTCCATGCAATTTTAATACACTGGTATAACTTAGAGCAGTCGAGCCAAACGCCGCATTGTTACCCACTGTTACCCATTCCGAATAAGTTGGCATTCGCCACCCTGATCCCAATAACAGGGTACATGGATCATTAGCAGCTGTCCAATCACTATTTTCAGTAATGGATGTGTACCAGCTTGTTGGAGTGATGATGCCATCATCTCCCACTTTAATCCCTTGTGCTCGGTTAAACTGCCAATACCAACCACCAGATGCTGCTGTTGCATCATTGACGGAAGTAGCTGAATGCTCAGCTCCAAGGTTCTGAGTGATCCAGCATTTTGTTGTGCCTGATACGTTCGTGCTAACAGTTGTGTAAGTAATTAACTTGCTAACAGGAGATACGCTACCGGCATAATGAGCTACAGAGAAACTATTTCCACAGGATGTAAAAGGGATAGCTCCATAACCATACCAGTCACTCAAACTATAAGGGGCTGTTTTATCAGTTAAATGAGATTTATTATTTAGATCGGAAATGGAATAAGTCCCTGCAGTAATCTCTCCTGCTGTCAGCATCCAGTCAGAAATTGCTTTTACACTTATAGCCCCCGATGAGGGAAGCGCAGCTGGATATTGGCCCCTGACAGTTGAAAACATCAGTGACAAGTATAAAAAAACAAGCTTCTTTTTCATTTTCTTCATTTTTATTTCATTGCAGTTTCCAGTTGTTCCACACTTTCGGGTAAGGCAACGATTTTGTTTGTTTGAGCATCGACCAGTACCATCACGGGAGTAGACAGAATAAAATAAGCATTGGCTACTTTACTGTTGATACCACCTTTGAGAAGCATATGTTTCCAACCTTTGAGCAAAGTGTGCACTTTATCCCAGAGTTTGATATCTGCTTCGGTATCATCAATGCCAAGAGCAAAAATTTCTACCGCTTTTTTATTTGATATTTGCTGATACCACGGATATAGGTTCTTGATTAGCTCCTTGCAATGGTCGCACCCAGCTGACCAAAACAATACTAGTTTATATCGGCAGGTAGTGGAATAAGTAGAAAATTGTGTATTTGTGCCGGCATCGTTTATAATATTAAAATCCGGTGCCGGGCTACCAACCACCAGTTTCTTTATGCCATTAAGCCGCTTTTCAATTTGTTGCTTTTTGTTGGTATAACAGCTTGGGTCGTCGAGGTAAGGTTGCAACGCTTTAATACCGACCGGGATATTATTGGCTTCAAAACCATTGTAAAAATAATCGACCATCCAACCATATACAAAAGGATTACCGCCTACGCGGGCTTTATCAATCGCTATTGTGGCGGCTACTGAAAGCAGCGAATCGCGCAACGCCGGAGTAGTGGACATGGCGCCATAGATATTTACATATTTGTTCATCCACTGAATCATGTCGGAGGTCTTCAAAATAAGTGTATCCTTAAAATCTATTCCATCAAAATAATGCGCTATCATACCGTTTACTCTGTCAACCAAACTATCTTCCCATTCCATCGCTGGCACATATTGAAATTTGAAAGCCTTGCTGACAAAAGTTTTTTTATGCTGTGCTATTTGTTTTTCAATCCATCGGTTGTAATTCGTGCGCCTTTTTTCGTATTCTGTTATGCCTGTGCGATAAAGGGTGGAGTGGGTATCGTCGTAACTCATCAGAAAATTCTGCAATACCCCCAGTTTCTCCTTTTGTTTGAAATTCTCTTTGCTGAAGTCAGCATAGACGGTATTTTCTATTTCACCTTTTTGAAACCACGTGCTGTCCATATTGTTGCAGAAAGGAGGATTGACAAATAATTCAAGGTTCTGCGAGTAAGCAAAAATGTGCTTTTCTGAAGGATATGGCGTGCTTGTTTCTTTATCTTTATAGTCGAAACGAATCACAAATTCACCCGGCAACTGGTCCTTAGCCACAGTAACTATGGCAGACTCATTACTTTTAACAGGTGACAATTCGGCAATGGGTTTACCTGCATTGGGTCCAGACAAAGCCAGAAGGCTTATTTTACTATTCCACACTCCACGTATATGTACCGTAATGGTTATATCTCTGGTCTGCGCGTTTAGTTGGAATACTACTGCCAGCA contains:
- a CDS encoding OmpH family outer membrane protein: MQTQYNQDIQPLLNKVNRVITDYAKANNLSAVYSFEQLRNALIYIDTKLNITQVIVKKLK
- a CDS encoding thioredoxin-like domain-containing protein; protein product: MKFKILVISLLAVVFQLNAQTRDITITVHIRGVWNSKISLLALSGPNAGKPIAELSPVKSNESAIVTVAKDQLPGEFVIRFDYKDKETSTPYPSEKHIFAYSQNLELFVNPPFCNNMDSTWFQKGEIENTVYADFSKENFKQKEKLGVLQNFLMSYDDTHSTLYRTGITEYEKRRTNYNRWIEKQIAQHKKTFVSKAFKFQYVPAMEWEDSLVDRVNGMIAHYFDGIDFKDTLILKTSDMIQWMNKYVNIYGAMSTTPALRDSLLSVAATIAIDKARVGGNPFVYGWMVDYFYNGFEANNIPVGIKALQPYLDDPSCYTNKKQQIEKRLNGIKKLVVGSPAPDFNIINDAGTNTQFSTYSTTCRYKLVLFWSAGCDHCKELIKNLYPWYQQISNKKAVEIFALGIDDTEADIKLWDKVHTLLKGWKHMLLKGGINSKVANAYFILSTPVMVLVDAQTNKIVALPESVEQLETAMK